In Ignavibacteriales bacterium, a single window of DNA contains:
- a CDS encoding phenylalanine--tRNA ligase subunit beta translates to MRISLEWLKKYVAIKLSPEELGHLLTMRGLEVESIEYQGEKYNHFVVAKVLEVQKHPKADRLTVCQVDTGSAILQIVCGAPNVAAGQIVAAGLIDAVVPRNQHDPEGKPFKISKASLRGIESHGMICSEYELGLGEDKDGILILDDSAPLGTPLAEYLGVKDTILEIGVTPNRPDALSHIGIAREVAAIQDIDFKLPKISIEEEGKSISDFAKVIVEDIENCPRYSGRLIKDVKVARSPLWLEQILESVGIRPVNNIVDVTNYVLMECGQPLHAFDFNKVENATIIVKSGLENYQFTTLDHKERKLRSDTLMICDGKKPIAVAGVMGGENTEITQSTKCVFIESAYFLPRSIRRTSKYFGLSSDASQRFERGADPNITLWAVDRAAEMIKSISGGTIIRKRIDVYPKKIKENKITLRVSKVNQLLGITLSNKEIIDLLEKIFFKHVAEKTKSKNHDLIKFLVPTFRPDIERGIDVIEEIARMYGYDNIPINEISKLRLSEKTPPMDFLPIIRNYFVGAGFQEIITNSMQPILTAQIGSDRVVKIANPISRDMEALRTSLLPSVVEVIRENIFKGNSSLRLFEIGKTYFCHDSIVGEYLPKYTEKRQLLISSIGDQNPLRWDEKSKNTDFFDMKGEIESFFKKIFLDNIKFIQYPNTDALSERGVHIEINKECIGKIGYVHKELLKQFGIENEIVFAEIEIEKVIDKINVERHYKALPKYPSIIRDIALVIDSNIPMDRIEECIKSSGSSLLKGIELFDTYFGKQVGDSKKSYAFRLEFYSEENTLTQIEIDDIMNSIINQLENKFKAIIRR, encoded by the coding sequence ATGCGGATTTCACTTGAATGGTTAAAAAAATATGTAGCGATAAAATTATCGCCGGAAGAATTAGGTCACTTACTTACCATGCGTGGCCTGGAAGTTGAAAGCATTGAATATCAGGGTGAAAAATATAATCATTTTGTAGTTGCTAAAGTTTTAGAAGTTCAAAAACACCCGAAAGCAGATCGACTTACTGTATGCCAGGTGGATACCGGTTCAGCAATATTGCAAATAGTTTGTGGGGCTCCAAATGTTGCAGCAGGGCAGATTGTAGCTGCTGGTCTCATAGATGCGGTTGTTCCTCGAAATCAACACGATCCTGAAGGTAAACCATTTAAAATCTCTAAGGCTTCTCTTCGCGGGATTGAATCGCACGGAATGATATGTTCAGAATATGAACTTGGATTGGGAGAAGACAAAGATGGCATTCTTATTCTCGATGATTCTGCTCCCCTCGGTACTCCATTAGCCGAATATCTTGGTGTGAAAGACACAATTCTCGAAATTGGTGTAACACCAAACCGCCCTGATGCTCTCAGTCATATCGGAATTGCGAGGGAAGTAGCTGCAATCCAGGATATAGATTTCAAATTGCCCAAAATTAGTATCGAGGAAGAGGGAAAATCAATTTCAGATTTTGCTAAAGTGATCGTCGAAGATATTGAAAACTGTCCTCGATATTCAGGACGTTTGATAAAAGATGTCAAAGTGGCCCGATCACCACTTTGGTTAGAGCAAATTTTAGAGTCGGTTGGTATTAGACCGGTTAATAATATCGTAGATGTAACTAATTACGTGCTAATGGAATGCGGCCAACCACTTCATGCTTTTGATTTCAATAAGGTAGAGAATGCAACCATAATCGTAAAGTCGGGATTGGAAAATTATCAATTTACAACTCTTGATCATAAAGAGAGAAAACTTCGGTCCGATACTTTGATGATTTGTGACGGAAAGAAACCAATCGCGGTTGCAGGTGTAATGGGTGGTGAAAACACAGAAATCACACAATCCACAAAATGCGTATTTATCGAGAGCGCATATTTTTTACCACGGAGCATAAGAAGAACCTCAAAATATTTTGGTTTAAGCTCAGATGCTTCCCAACGGTTCGAACGCGGTGCGGATCCCAATATAACTCTTTGGGCGGTTGATCGTGCAGCAGAAATGATAAAATCAATTTCAGGCGGGACAATCATACGAAAAAGGATAGATGTATATCCTAAAAAAATAAAAGAGAATAAAATTACCCTCCGTGTCTCGAAAGTCAATCAACTACTTGGCATAACTCTCTCAAATAAAGAGATTATCGATTTGTTAGAAAAGATATTCTTCAAGCATGTCGCTGAAAAAACAAAAAGCAAAAATCATGATCTGATTAAATTTTTAGTGCCGACTTTCAGACCAGATATTGAACGTGGAATTGATGTTATCGAAGAAATTGCGCGCATGTACGGATATGACAATATTCCTATCAATGAAATATCGAAATTAAGATTATCCGAGAAAACTCCGCCGATGGATTTTCTTCCAATCATTAGAAATTATTTCGTAGGGGCAGGATTTCAAGAAATAATTACAAATAGCATGCAGCCAATTCTGACAGCTCAGATAGGATCTGATAGAGTTGTAAAAATCGCCAATCCAATAAGTCGCGATATGGAAGCCTTACGTACTTCTTTACTTCCGAGTGTGGTTGAAGTGATTCGTGAAAACATTTTTAAAGGAAATAGTTCTCTTCGTTTATTTGAAATTGGGAAGACGTACTTCTGTCATGATTCAATAGTTGGTGAATATCTTCCAAAATACACTGAAAAGAGACAATTATTAATTTCATCCATAGGAGACCAAAATCCGCTCAGATGGGATGAAAAATCAAAAAATACTGACTTTTTTGATATGAAGGGGGAAATTGAATCATTCTTCAAAAAAATATTTCTTGACAATATTAAATTTATTCAGTATCCTAATACCGATGCTTTAAGTGAACGAGGTGTTCATATTGAAATAAATAAGGAATGCATAGGTAAGATTGGATATGTACACAAAGAGTTATTGAAGCAATTCGGCATCGAGAATGAAATTGTTTTTGCCGAGATTGAGATCGAAAAAGTGATTGACAAAATAAATGTAGAACGGCATTACAAAGCATTACCGAAATATCCTTCAATAATTAGAGATATCGCGTTAGTCATTGACTCTAATATTCCAATGGATAGGATTGAAGAATGTATAAAGTCTTCAGGATCGTCCTTATTGAAAGGTATTGAATTATTCGATACATATTTCGGGAAGCAGGTAGGTGATTCGAAAAAGAGTTATGCATTCAGATTAGAGTTTTATTCTGAAGAAAATACATTGACGCAGATTGAAATTGATGATATTATGAATTCCATAATCAATCAGTTAGAGAATAAGTTTAAAGCAATTATTAGACGATAA
- the pheS gene encoding phenylalanine--tRNA ligase subunit alpha, whose amino-acid sequence MIKKIEQIKQSADVEINSVKNQEELEAFRIKYLARNGLVGDLFDALKTLDKTDRPLMGKHLNDLRNNVQVLYDKKKGEIESKIGTPQETIDFTLPGRRRWVGTTHPLTQTLEAIKRIFYKMGFDVADGPEIEDDYHNFEALNFPPDHPARDMQDTFFITDKILLRTHTSPVQIRVMQNQKPPVRVIIPGRVYRNEAISSRSYCLFHQVEGLYVDEGVTFSELKGTLITFAKQFYGSSLKFRFRPSYFPFTEPSAEMDITCFLCKGKGCRVCKQTGWLEILGCGMVDPNVYKYVRYDDEKISGYAFGMGIERIAMLMYGIDDIRILYQNDIRFLKQF is encoded by the coding sequence ATGATTAAGAAAATAGAACAAATCAAACAATCGGCTGACGTAGAAATAAATTCTGTAAAAAACCAAGAAGAGCTGGAAGCGTTTAGGATAAAATATCTGGCTCGAAACGGACTTGTGGGAGATTTGTTCGACGCATTAAAAACATTGGATAAAACTGATCGTCCGTTGATGGGAAAGCATTTAAACGATCTTCGCAACAACGTTCAAGTACTTTATGATAAGAAAAAAGGTGAAATTGAATCGAAGATTGGAACCCCTCAAGAAACTATCGATTTTACACTGCCGGGAAGAAGAAGATGGGTTGGAACGACTCATCCTCTCACTCAAACACTCGAAGCGATCAAAAGAATATTTTACAAAATGGGTTTTGATGTTGCTGATGGTCCTGAGATTGAAGATGATTATCATAATTTTGAAGCGTTAAATTTTCCACCTGACCATCCTGCGCGTGATATGCAAGATACATTTTTTATCACCGATAAAATCCTATTACGTACGCACACATCTCCGGTTCAAATACGTGTAATGCAGAATCAAAAACCTCCGGTACGTGTAATAATTCCAGGACGAGTTTATAGGAATGAAGCGATAAGTTCACGCAGTTACTGCCTGTTTCATCAGGTAGAAGGATTATATGTCGATGAAGGTGTAACATTTAGTGAATTAAAAGGAACATTGATAACTTTCGCGAAACAATTTTACGGGAGCAGCTTGAAATTTAGATTCAGACCGAGTTATTTTCCTTTCACTGAACCAAGTGCTGAGATGGATATAACTTGTTTCTTATGCAAAGGTAAAGGATGTCGTGTGTGCAAGCAAACGGGTTGGCTCGAAATTTTAGGTTGCGGCATGGTAGATCCGAATGTTTATAAATATGTCCGATATGATGATGAAAAAATTTCCGGGTATGCTTTCGGTATGGGTATTGAGAGAATCGCAATGCTGATGTATGGAATAGATGACATCAGAATTTTATATCAAAATGATATCCGTTTCTTAAAACAATTTTAA
- the rplT gene encoding 50S ribosomal protein L20: protein MPRSQNKVASHRRRKRILARAKGYWGARSKVLTVAKHHIDKAGQHAYRDRKTKKREFRALWIARINAGARLHGTTYSRLIAGLNKKGVEINRKVLADLASRSPEAFAEVVKFATA from the coding sequence ATGCCACGTTCGCAAAATAAAGTTGCCTCCCACCGCCGGCGCAAGCGCATATTAGCGCGTGCTAAAGGTTACTGGGGTGCGAGAAGTAAAGTCCTCACGGTAGCTAAGCACCATATCGATAAAGCTGGACAGCATGCTTACCGTGATCGGAAAACAAAGAAAAGAGAATTTCGCGCATTATGGATTGCCCGTATCAACGCAGGAGCCCGTTTGCACGGAACAACTTATTCAAGATTAATTGCTGGACTGAATAAAAAAGGTGTTGAGATTAACCGCAAAGTATTGGCTGATCTCGCATCGCGCAGTCCCGAAGCATTTGCAGAAGTCGTAAAATTCGCAACTGCTTAA
- the rpmI gene encoding 50S ribosomal protein L35, whose translation MPKMKSTSGAKKRFKKTASGKYKRHKAFRSHILTSKSTKRKRHLRKSTLASKQEQQKIEMMIQ comes from the coding sequence ATGCCAAAGATGAAATCAACATCAGGCGCCAAGAAACGTTTTAAAAAAACAGCTTCTGGTAAATATAAACGTCACAAAGCGTTTCGAAGTCATATACTGACTTCAAAATCGACAAAAAGAAAACGTCATCTTCGAAAATCAACACTTGCTTCAAAGCAAGAGCAACAGAAAATCGAAATGATGATTCAATAA
- a CDS encoding translation initiation factor IF-3 codes for MKETNRVRINEEIRTSQVRVIDENGQVGMMHPTEALRIAHQRGLDLIEIVPNATPPVCKIMDFGKYKYEQTKKDKLQRKHQQVTQVKELRFHPNTDVHDFEFKARHGRQFLEDGHKLKATVVFKGREITYAQQGEELLKRLEEKLADVGKVEQSPKLEGRSMAVIFAPERSSKKKSEKKQKPVETQKEG; via the coding sequence ATAAAAGAGACAAATCGTGTTCGCATCAATGAAGAAATAAGAACATCGCAAGTTCGTGTCATTGATGAAAATGGTCAGGTAGGGATGATGCATCCCACTGAAGCGTTACGGATAGCCCATCAAAGGGGTTTAGATTTAATTGAGATTGTACCGAATGCCACACCTCCAGTTTGTAAGATTATGGATTTCGGTAAATACAAATATGAGCAGACAAAGAAAGATAAACTCCAGAGAAAGCATCAACAAGTAACCCAAGTTAAAGAATTACGGTTCCATCCAAATACGGATGTTCACGACTTCGAATTTAAGGCCCGTCATGGAAGACAATTTTTAGAGGATGGTCATAAACTAAAAGCAACGGTGGTCTTCAAGGGTAGAGAAATCACATACGCCCAGCAAGGAGAAGAATTGCTTAAACGGCTTGAAGAAAAATTAGCCGACGTTGGAAAAGTTGAACAATCTCCAAAATTAGAAGGTCGCAGCATGGCAGTCATCTTCGCTCCGGAACGGAGCTCAAAAAAGAAATCTGAAAAAAAGCAAAAACCTGTTGAAACCCAAAAGGAAGGATAG
- the thrS gene encoding threonine--tRNA ligase has product MTTITIKFPDGNTREYSKGISGLDIAKSISNGLLRDALAIEVNGEVWDLVRAINADSQVRILKWNDIGGKDTYWHSTAHLMAEAVEAIFPGAKFGVGPSIDAGFYYDIDLGGHTLSPDDLSKIEQKMLELSKVDSKIVREEKKWEDAVAYFKEKDDPYKLELLEELKGQIITFYHSGKFIDLCAGPHLPSMGKLKAIKLLSVAGAYWRGNEKNKMLQRIYGISFPTQKELDEYLFRIEEAKRRDHRKLGKELDLFVFHDIAPGAPFWLPNGMIVFRELEKFLRYELDGAGYQEISTPILVKKELWEQSGHWAHYKENMFYFDHDDATFSLKPMNCPESTYVYRHRMRSYKDLPLRYSEIGRLHRNEISGALGGMFRVRQITMDDAHIYCRPDQILDEINSLIILVERFYSIFGLKPVYNLSTKPEGAMGDPKLWEEAESGLMKALEHNKIKYTLKPKDGAFYGPKIDVQIQDALGRDWQIATIQLDFIMLPERFELEYVAEDGSRKRPVAIHRAIFGSFERFMGIITEHFSGSFPTWLSPQQAIVLPITDSHLDYARKVYQALKNADVRVELDDRNEKVNYKIREWEMKKASYMLVVGDKECNSNAVSVRQHKKGDIGVMPLDKFVDKILEEIKLKSLTI; this is encoded by the coding sequence ATGACAACTATTACAATAAAATTTCCTGACGGTAATACTAGGGAATACTCAAAAGGTATCTCCGGATTAGATATTGCCAAGAGTATCAGCAACGGATTACTTCGTGATGCCCTTGCGATTGAAGTGAACGGGGAAGTTTGGGATCTTGTCAGGGCGATAAACGCTGATTCTCAGGTGAGAATTTTAAAATGGAATGATATAGGCGGAAAAGATACCTATTGGCACAGTACCGCGCATCTGATGGCGGAAGCAGTTGAAGCAATCTTTCCCGGCGCAAAGTTTGGCGTTGGACCATCGATCGATGCGGGATTTTATTACGACATCGATTTAGGCGGTCACACTTTATCCCCAGATGATCTCTCGAAGATTGAACAAAAGATGTTGGAACTATCGAAGGTAGATTCCAAGATTGTTAGAGAAGAAAAAAAGTGGGAAGATGCCGTCGCATATTTTAAAGAAAAAGATGATCCATATAAGCTTGAGCTTCTCGAAGAGTTAAAAGGACAAATCATCACATTTTACCACTCAGGGAAATTCATCGATCTGTGCGCAGGTCCTCATTTACCTTCGATGGGAAAATTGAAAGCGATAAAGCTTCTGAGTGTTGCAGGTGCTTATTGGCGCGGGAACGAAAAAAATAAAATGCTTCAGAGAATTTACGGCATTTCATTTCCTACTCAAAAAGAATTAGATGAATATCTCTTCCGCATCGAAGAAGCGAAGCGGAGAGATCATAGAAAATTAGGGAAAGAACTCGACCTATTCGTTTTTCACGATATAGCTCCCGGTGCTCCATTCTGGCTTCCGAATGGAATGATTGTTTTCCGCGAACTCGAAAAATTTCTGAGATACGAACTCGATGGTGCAGGGTATCAGGAAATATCGACACCAATTTTAGTTAAGAAAGAATTATGGGAACAATCAGGACATTGGGCGCATTATAAAGAAAACATGTTCTATTTCGATCACGATGATGCGACATTCAGTTTGAAACCGATGAATTGTCCCGAAAGCACATACGTTTATCGTCATCGGATGAGAAGCTATAAAGATCTTCCTCTGAGATATTCCGAGATCGGAAGATTACACAGGAACGAAATTTCAGGTGCGCTTGGTGGAATGTTCAGGGTACGGCAAATCACTATGGATGATGCGCATATCTATTGCCGACCCGATCAGATTTTGGATGAAATAAATTCATTGATAATTTTAGTCGAACGATTTTATTCAATTTTTGGTTTGAAACCAGTTTATAACCTTTCAACTAAACCCGAAGGTGCAATGGGAGATCCGAAACTTTGGGAAGAAGCTGAATCAGGTTTGATGAAAGCCCTTGAACATAACAAAATAAAATATACTTTAAAACCTAAGGATGGCGCTTTTTACGGACCCAAGATCGATGTCCAAATCCAAGATGCGTTGGGAAGGGATTGGCAAATTGCAACAATCCAGTTAGATTTTATAATGCTGCCTGAACGTTTTGAATTGGAATATGTTGCTGAAGATGGTTCCCGTAAAAGACCTGTCGCAATTCATCGTGCAATTTTCGGATCATTCGAAAGATTTATGGGAATTATTACCGAGCATTTTTCTGGATCATTCCCAACTTGGTTATCACCGCAGCAAGCCATCGTACTGCCGATTACCGATTCTCACTTAGATTATGCACGTAAAGTGTATCAAGCATTAAAAAACGCAGATGTCCGGGTCGAGCTTGACGATCGAAACGAAAAAGTAAATTATAAAATCCGTGAGTGGGAAATGAAGAAGGCATCGTACATGTTGGTGGTGGGCGATAAAGAATGTAATTCGAATGCGGTATCGGTACGACAACATAAAAAAGGTGACATAGGTGTAATGCCTCTCGATAAATTTGTAGATAAAATTTTAGAAGAAATCAAATTAAAATCATTAACAATTTAG